A window of the Parabacteroides sp. FAFU027 genome harbors these coding sequences:
- a CDS encoding DUF5777 family beta-barrel protein, which yields MKNTLTKATLILVALLCGQNLMSQSPENLLNSLDSITPPETAYTYATFKSTRVINGHSIERMKEGQLDFRVSHRFGLINQGAYELFGLDQGTTCLNLEYGIKDWLMVGISRASVEKTFSGLTKFSLLRQSSGVRNMPVSVSYLFETSVISVKWSNPDRNNLFSSRFSYLHQLLIARKWNERFSLQVSPTVLHRNLVAKEANHNDVWALGLAGRYKITRRTSLNAEYYPRLNPEPNTTNCLSIGFDIETGGHVFQLLVSNSTGMIEKTFIGETTGKWSKGDLHLGFNISRVFALKGKKNQK from the coding sequence ATGAAGAACACGTTGACCAAAGCTACACTTATCTTAGTTGCACTATTATGTGGACAAAACCTGATGTCACAGTCCCCGGAGAACCTGTTAAACTCGCTCGACAGTATCACACCTCCCGAAACGGCATATACTTACGCTACGTTTAAATCAACCCGGGTCATCAACGGACATTCGATTGAAAGGATGAAGGAAGGGCAGCTTGATTTTCGCGTTTCACACCGGTTCGGATTAATCAATCAGGGAGCGTATGAATTATTCGGGCTTGATCAGGGCACAACCTGCCTCAATCTCGAATACGGAATCAAAGACTGGTTAATGGTCGGTATCAGCCGGGCATCGGTGGAAAAGACCTTTTCAGGACTTACAAAATTCAGCCTGCTCCGCCAATCGTCCGGTGTCCGAAATATGCCGGTTTCAGTATCTTACCTTTTTGAGACCAGCGTCATAAGTGTCAAATGGAGTAACCCTGACCGGAATAACCTTTTCTCATCCCGGTTTTCCTATTTGCACCAATTACTGATAGCCCGTAAATGGAACGAAAGGTTTTCCTTACAGGTTTCACCTACAGTGCTGCACCGCAATCTTGTTGCCAAAGAAGCCAATCACAATGATGTATGGGCATTAGGACTGGCAGGCCGTTACAAGATTACACGCCGAACGTCACTCAACGCCGAATATTACCCGCGACTGAATCCGGAACCGAATACCACGAACTGCCTTTCCATCGGCTTTGATATAGAAACGGGCGGCCATGTATTCCAGTTACTTGTATCCAATTCCACGGGTATGATTGAGAAAACGTTTATCGGGGAAACTACCGGAAAATGGAGTAAGGGAGACTTGCATCTGGGATTCAATATTTCGAGGGTATTTGCCCTGAAAGGAAAGAAAAATCAAAAGTAA
- a CDS encoding T9SS type A sorting domain-containing protein produces MKKIVLTIAMLGYVLWANSTTYTITNNSYTFSPSTITISQGDQINFVLASIHNALEVSQSTWDANGNSPLAGGFTVPYGGGLVSASALTVGTHYYVCEPHAVIGMKGTIIVTSASGVVTTKYGPELSIYINAGTDALTVELQSTSSQITEIKLFDIAGSLVSVLFKNNIAEGSFSKTFDLSGKVQAGIYFVQISTGAKNYIRKIVMR; encoded by the coding sequence ATGAAAAAGATTGTATTAACAATAGCTATGTTAGGCTATGTCCTTTGGGCAAATAGCACCACTTATACCATCACGAATAACAGTTATACCTTCTCGCCCTCCACCATCACCATATCGCAGGGTGATCAGATAAACTTCGTACTGGCCTCAATCCACAATGCACTGGAAGTCAGTCAAAGTACGTGGGATGCTAATGGAAACTCACCACTTGCAGGAGGATTTACAGTTCCATACGGAGGAGGTTTGGTTTCGGCATCGGCCCTGACAGTCGGCACACACTATTACGTATGCGAGCCTCACGCTGTTATCGGTATGAAAGGGACGATAATCGTTACCAGTGCATCCGGCGTTGTCACCACTAAATATGGACCGGAACTATCCATTTATATTAACGCGGGAACAGATGCTCTGACGGTGGAATTACAGTCAACAAGTAGCCAGATTACTGAAATCAAACTCTTTGATATAGCTGGAAGTCTTGTCTCTGTATTATTTAAGAATAATATCGCGGAAGGCTCTTTCTCCAAAACGTTTGACTTATCGGGCAAAGTACAGGCCGGAATCTATTTTGTACAGATTTCAACAGGTGCTAAGAATTACATCCGTAAGATTGTAATGCGGTAA
- a CDS encoding cupredoxin family copper-binding protein: protein MKTYLLISVFLILLLCACSKSSEPGQNEVFIQSMSFNPSSLTVTQGTTVTWTNKESVTHTVTSNTSIFNSGNLSNGGTFSYKFNTVGTFPYHCSIHSGMTGTIIVK, encoded by the coding sequence ATGAAAACCTATTTATTAATATCCGTCTTTCTGATTTTGCTCCTTTGCGCTTGTTCAAAAAGCAGCGAGCCGGGACAAAATGAAGTATTTATTCAGAGCATGAGTTTTAATCCGTCATCACTGACGGTCACTCAAGGAACAACTGTTACCTGGACTAATAAGGAATCGGTCACCCATACTGTAACAAGCAACACCAGTATTTTCAATAGTGGTAATTTGTCTAACGGAGGTACATTTTCTTACAAGTTCAATACAGTAGGAACTTTCCCGTACCATTGCAGTATTCACAGTGGTATGACCGGAACCATCATCGTTAAATAA
- a CDS encoding OB-fold putative lipoprotein: MNKKLYRNIGIMAGILFLAAIGVALYMFYKPHRNIAAAQADYTLTATELYHDFRTNEAAANQKYLAADQGKVIQVSGIIKEINHDRQGGVSLVLNDLPMLSGGINCSIRLIDKEKAGKLRKGVRITVKGECTGYMDITDEVTLINCVLM, translated from the coding sequence ATGAATAAAAAGCTATATAGAAACATCGGCATTATGGCCGGCATTTTATTCCTTGCTGCCATTGGAGTGGCTTTGTATATGTTCTATAAACCCCATCGGAATATTGCAGCGGCGCAAGCTGATTACACACTGACAGCGACAGAGCTTTATCATGATTTCAGAACCAATGAAGCCGCCGCTAATCAGAAATACTTAGCAGCGGATCAGGGAAAAGTCATACAGGTATCAGGGATTATCAAAGAAATCAATCATGACCGGCAAGGCGGTGTGAGCCTAGTACTGAACGACCTGCCCATGCTAAGTGGCGGCATCAATTGCTCTATCCGGCTTATCGACAAAGAGAAGGCCGGCAAACTCAGGAAGGGAGTCCGTATCACGGTGAAAGGAGAATGTACCGGTTATATGGATATTACCGATGAAGTTACGCTTATCAATTGTGTCTTGATGTAA
- a CDS encoding YceI family protein — MKTIALILISLLALTSMTMAQDKLITKTGHIWFYSHAPLEDIIAHTHLAAAIIDLSKGSIAVSIPMMSFEFKKALMQEHFNENYVESAKYPKAHFAGSVKNLSELNFKKNGIYKTTVTGDLTIHNVTRKIEADGTIEVKDGKYTVISKFNVSPKDYDIKIENRLSRNIASTIEVNVELNF, encoded by the coding sequence ATGAAAACAATTGCTTTAATACTAATATCACTTCTTGCGCTCACCTCAATGACGATGGCACAGGACAAACTGATCACAAAAACCGGACATATCTGGTTTTACTCGCATGCCCCACTGGAAGATATTATCGCGCACACTCATCTGGCTGCGGCAATCATTGACCTGAGCAAAGGCAGCATTGCGGTAAGTATTCCCATGATGTCGTTTGAATTTAAGAAAGCCCTGATGCAGGAGCATTTCAATGAAAACTATGTGGAATCGGCCAAATACCCGAAAGCCCATTTTGCAGGTTCGGTGAAGAATCTTTCCGAGCTTAATTTCAAAAAGAACGGAATCTACAAAACCACCGTTACCGGAGATCTGACTATCCACAATGTCACCAGAAAGATTGAAGCAGACGGAACAATTGAAGTGAAAGACGGCAAATACACGGTTATCTCCAAATTCAATGTCTCGCCCAAGGATTACGACATCAAAATCGAGAACCGCCTTTCCCGCAATATCGCATCAACGATTGAGGTAAATGTAGAACTGAACTTCTGA
- a CDS encoding GtrA family protein, which translates to MKKIRDLMIMLIDWFYKPFQRLISIQTFRYGACGGANSAFDILLYFIFYHYLLGEKILHLGFIAISAHIASFLLVFPITFTTGFILGKFITFSDSELRGRTQLLRYGITVGGSILLNYIFLKLFVEYCHFFPTVSKMLTTVVVVTYSYFMQKYYSFKVAGNIA; encoded by the coding sequence TTGAAGAAGATTAGAGATTTGATGATCATGCTGATTGACTGGTTTTACAAACCTTTCCAACGGTTGATTTCCATTCAGACATTTCGATACGGAGCCTGCGGAGGTGCAAACTCCGCTTTTGATATTCTGCTTTACTTCATTTTTTACCACTATTTGCTGGGAGAAAAGATTCTGCATCTGGGCTTCATTGCGATAAGCGCACACATTGCATCGTTTTTGCTCGTCTTCCCGATAACCTTTACGACCGGATTCATTTTGGGGAAATTCATCACGTTTAGCGACTCCGAGCTTCGTGGGAGAACTCAGCTCCTACGATACGGAATTACAGTCGGCGGTTCTATTCTTCTGAATTACATCTTCCTGAAACTGTTTGTCGAATACTGCCACTTCTTCCCTACCGTTTCCAAAATGCTCACCACGGTTGTTGTGGTGACCTATAGCTATTTCATGCAAAAGTATTATTCATTCAAGGTAGCCGGAAATATTGCCTGA
- the lipA gene encoding lipoyl synthase gives MERVRKPEWLKVKLGDNERFTQTKHLIEGQGLHTICTSGRCPNLGECWGQGTATLMIAGEICTRSCKFCNTATGKPLPLDATEPQRVAMTVNQLKLKYAVITSVDRDDLPDMGANHWAETLLQIRKRNPETSIEVLIPDFQGEAKLIDIVLAAHPDVVGHNVETVRRLTPEVRSAAKYETSLAVLKYISEKGFSAKTGLMLGLGETEEELIEALSEIYATGCRRITLGQYLQPTRKHLPVSAYIHPDKFAEYKQIALDMGFTHVVSGPLVRSSYMAHKKGNEGMRE, from the coding sequence ATGGAACGAGTCAGAAAACCTGAATGGCTGAAGGTTAAACTGGGCGATAACGAACGGTTTACACAAACTAAACATCTGATCGAAGGTCAGGGATTACATACCATTTGTACCAGCGGAAGATGTCCTAACCTGGGGGAATGCTGGGGACAGGGAACTGCAACGTTGATGATTGCCGGAGAAATCTGTACCCGTTCCTGCAAGTTTTGCAATACCGCGACCGGAAAGCCATTGCCATTAGATGCTACTGAACCTCAACGGGTGGCCATGACTGTTAATCAGTTGAAGCTGAAATATGCCGTAATCACATCAGTGGATCGGGATGATCTGCCTGATATGGGGGCAAATCACTGGGCGGAGACATTACTGCAAATCAGAAAGCGAAATCCGGAAACCTCTATTGAAGTCCTGATTCCCGATTTTCAGGGAGAAGCAAAGCTGATTGATATTGTGCTGGCAGCACATCCCGATGTGGTGGGGCATAATGTGGAGACTGTACGTCGATTAACACCCGAAGTGCGTAGTGCGGCAAAGTATGAAACCTCTCTGGCTGTATTGAAATACATTTCAGAAAAAGGGTTTTCTGCCAAAACGGGCTTGATGCTGGGATTGGGTGAAACGGAAGAAGAGCTCATAGAGGCTCTGTCAGAAATCTACGCCACAGGTTGTCGCCGCATAACGTTGGGACAATACCTGCAACCCACCCGCAAACATTTGCCTGTATCGGCATATATTCATCCGGATAAATTTGCGGAGTATAAACAAATCGCGCTGGATATGGGTTTTACGCATGTTGTAAGCGGACCGTTAGTGAGGTCTTCGTATATGGCTCATAAAAAAGGGAATGAGGGAATGAGGGAATGA